The proteins below come from a single Sphingomicrobium sediminis genomic window:
- a CDS encoding error-prone DNA polymerase, translating into MPDASHSFSKKRLLLGDDGPRPDIPRADFVELGVTTPFSFLRGASDAIELVLTALEKGMHAIGVADHDTLAGVVRVHSAAKAAGLRPLIGCRLCPVDAPQLLAYPLNRDGYGNLSALLSLGKMRSEKGACDLLFSEIVSHGEDIAFILVPPDDLDAFAEQLPGLAAALPGLTHIAASYLYRGDDIARIERLDRLARAHRLTLLATNDVHYHAPEKRPLQDVMTCIREKVTLADAGWHLHANAERHLKSPGEMKALFERWPHAIRATREFADRIDFSLDELKYEYPEETCPGGRTPQQHLVHLAWKGASERWPEGVPKTIIAQIEKELALIEKLDFARYFLTVHDIVAYARSLDPPILCQGRGSAANSAVCYCLGITAVDPSTTDLLFERFISEERKEPPDIDVDFEHERREEVIQHIYAKYGRERAGIAATVIHYRPRMAIREVGKVMGLSEDVCAAIAGTFWGSMESEMQDERVKEAGLDLSDPHLKRTVHLAEQLIGMPRHLSQHVGGFILTQRPLTETVPIGNGAMPDRTFIEWDKDDIEELGILKIDVLALGMLTCCRKAFDLIEAHHGEKWDLATLPKEEPGVYDMLCEGDSLGVFQVESRAQMNMLPRLRPREFYDLVIEVAIVRPGPIQGDMVHPFLKRRQGKEPVLYPCPDPDHGPPDELERILKRTLGVPVFQEQAMKIALDAAKFSSAEANQLRKAMATFRSRGTIDLLQDKMVTRMVTRGYDPDFAERCFHQIRGFGEYGFPESHAASFALLVYVSSWLKWRYPAAFAAALLNSQPMGFYAPAQIVRDAKEHGVEVRPVDVNHSEWDCTLEPTDAKPVAQRRSWGSTALPAAEWTPDSLPPPSPRMALRLGLRQVDGMRLDDATRIVAARSSTPYESVEEVKRRAGVGVGAVEKLAEADAFRSIKLDRRAALWDAKALKGAPALPLFEAAEARDEGWEVERVRLPTMPLSEQVVNDYQTTRLSLKAHPMSFLRPHYERRGCVTAGELRTMRYGRRVQLAGLVLIRQRPGSAKGVCFTTIEDETGVANLVIWPDAFEAYRPIVMGARLLKVTGIVQHDDAVVHVIAAKLEDDTHLLASLSNDLMPATQGRGDGGGAWAPHGGRGDEAQGGGSGSLPPPTHRHPRNAEVIPKGRNFH; encoded by the coding sequence ATGCCCGACGCCTCCCACTCTTTCTCCAAGAAGCGCCTGCTGCTGGGCGATGACGGGCCCCGGCCCGACATCCCGCGCGCGGACTTTGTCGAGCTGGGCGTCACCACGCCCTTTTCCTTCCTGCGCGGCGCGTCGGATGCGATCGAGCTGGTGCTGACCGCGCTCGAAAAGGGCATGCATGCGATCGGGGTCGCCGACCATGACACGCTGGCGGGCGTGGTGCGGGTGCATAGTGCGGCCAAGGCGGCGGGCTTGCGGCCGCTGATCGGCTGCCGCCTCTGCCCGGTCGATGCGCCGCAATTGCTTGCTTATCCGCTCAATCGCGACGGCTATGGCAATCTCTCGGCGCTGCTCAGCCTCGGCAAGATGCGCAGCGAGAAAGGCGCGTGCGACCTCCTCTTTTCCGAGATCGTCAGCCATGGCGAGGATATCGCCTTCATTCTCGTCCCGCCCGACGATCTCGACGCCTTCGCCGAGCAATTGCCCGGCCTCGCAGCAGCGCTTCCCGGCCTCACCCACATCGCGGCAAGCTATCTCTATCGCGGCGACGATATTGCGCGGATCGAGCGACTGGACCGCCTCGCCCGCGCGCACCGCCTGACCCTTCTCGCCACCAATGACGTCCATTATCACGCGCCCGAAAAGCGCCCGCTGCAGGACGTTATGACCTGCATCCGCGAGAAGGTGACGCTCGCCGATGCGGGCTGGCACCTCCACGCCAATGCCGAGCGGCACTTGAAATCACCGGGCGAAATGAAGGCTTTGTTCGAGCGCTGGCCCCACGCCATCCGCGCGACGAGGGAATTCGCTGATCGGATCGACTTCAGCCTCGACGAACTCAAATATGAGTATCCCGAGGAGACTTGCCCCGGCGGGCGCACCCCGCAGCAGCATCTCGTCCATCTCGCCTGGAAAGGCGCGAGCGAACGCTGGCCCGAGGGTGTGCCCAAGACGATCATCGCGCAGATCGAGAAAGAACTGGCGCTGATCGAGAAACTCGACTTCGCCCGCTATTTCCTCACCGTCCACGACATCGTCGCCTACGCCCGCAGCCTCGACCCGCCGATCCTGTGTCAGGGGCGCGGCAGCGCGGCCAACAGCGCGGTCTGCTACTGCCTCGGCATCACCGCGGTCGATCCCTCGACCACCGACCTTTTGTTCGAACGCTTCATTTCGGAGGAGCGCAAGGAGCCGCCCGATATCGACGTGGATTTCGAGCATGAGCGGCGCGAGGAAGTGATCCAGCATATCTACGCCAAATATGGCCGCGAACGCGCCGGCATCGCCGCGACCGTCATCCATTACCGCCCGCGCATGGCGATCCGCGAAGTCGGCAAGGTGATGGGGCTTTCCGAAGACGTCTGCGCGGCCATTGCCGGCACCTTCTGGGGCTCGATGGAAAGCGAGATGCAGGACGAGCGGGTCAAGGAAGCCGGGCTCGACCTTTCCGACCCGCATCTGAAGCGCACCGTCCATCTCGCCGAGCAATTGATCGGCATGCCGCGCCACCTTTCGCAGCATGTCGGCGGCTTCATCCTGACCCAGCGCCCGCTCACCGAGACCGTCCCGATCGGCAATGGCGCCATGCCCGACCGCACCTTCATCGAATGGGACAAGGATGACATTGAGGAGCTGGGCATCCTCAAGATCGACGTGCTCGCACTGGGCATGCTCACCTGCTGCCGAAAAGCGTTCGATTTGATCGAGGCGCATCATGGCGAAAAGTGGGACCTCGCCACGCTCCCCAAGGAGGAACCGGGCGTCTACGACATGTTGTGCGAGGGGGATTCGCTGGGCGTCTTCCAGGTCGAAAGCCGCGCGCAGATGAACATGCTGCCGCGCCTACGCCCGCGCGAATTTTATGACCTCGTCATCGAAGTCGCGATCGTCCGTCCCGGCCCGATCCAGGGCGACATGGTCCATCCTTTCCTCAAGCGGCGGCAGGGCAAGGAGCCGGTCCTCTACCCCTGCCCCGACCCCGACCATGGCCCGCCCGACGAGCTGGAACGCATCCTCAAGCGCACATTGGGCGTCCCCGTCTTCCAGGAACAGGCGATGAAGATCGCGCTCGACGCGGCCAAATTCTCGAGCGCCGAGGCCAACCAATTGAGGAAGGCGATGGCGACCTTCCGCAGCCGCGGCACGATCGACCTCTTGCAGGACAAGATGGTCACGCGGATGGTGACGCGCGGCTATGATCCCGACTTTGCCGAGCGCTGCTTCCACCAGATCAGGGGCTTTGGCGAATATGGCTTCCCCGAGAGCCATGCGGCGAGCTTCGCGCTGCTGGTTTACGTGTCGAGCTGGCTCAAATGGCGCTACCCCGCAGCCTTTGCCGCCGCGCTCCTCAACTCGCAGCCCATGGGTTTCTACGCACCCGCGCAGATCGTCCGCGATGCCAAGGAACATGGGGTCGAGGTGCGACCCGTCGATGTGAACCACAGCGAATGGGACTGCACGCTGGAGCCGACCGATGCGAAACCCGTGGCGCAGCGGCGCAGTTGGGGCTCGACCGCGCTCCCCGCCGCCGAATGGACCCCCGACAGCCTGCCCCCGCCCAGCCCACGCATGGCGCTGCGCCTCGGGCTCCGGCAGGTCGACGGCATGCGTCTAGATGACGCGACCCGCATCGTCGCCGCGCGATCGTCGACACCCTATGAGAGCGTCGAGGAAGTCAAACGCCGCGCCGGCGTGGGCGTGGGGGCCGTGGAGAAGCTCGCCGAGGCCGACGCCTTCCGCTCGATCAAGCTCGATCGCCGCGCTGCGTTGTGGGATGCCAAGGCACTGAAAGGCGCACCGGCGCTACCGCTGTTCGAAGCCGCCGAAGCGCGCGACGAAGGCTGGGAAGTGGAGCGCGTCCGCCTCCCCACCATGCCTTTGAGCGAGCAGGTCGTGAACGACTACCAGACCACGCGATTGAGCCTCAAAGCCCACCCGATGAGCTTCCTGCGCCCGCATTACGAGCGGCGCGGCTGCGTGACGGCGGGAGAGCTTCGCACCATGCGCTATGGTCGCCGGGTCCAGCTTGCGGGCCTCGTCCTCATCCGCCAGCGGCCGGGCAGCGCCAAGGGCGTCTGCTTCACCACGATCGAGGACGAGACGGGCGTAGCCAACCTCGTCATCTGGCCTGACGCGTTCGAGGCCTATCGTCCCATCGTCATGGGCGCGCGATTGCTGAAAGTGACCGGCATCGTCCAGCACGACGATGCCGTCGTCCACGTCATTGCGGCGAAACTGGAGGACGACACGCACCTGCTCGCCAGCCTGTCCAACGACCTGATGCCCGCCACGCAGGGTCGCGGTGATGGCGGCGGCGCATGGGCCCCGCATGGCGGCCGCGGCGACGAAGCCCAGGGCGGCGGCAGCGGAAGCCTACCGCCCCCGACCCACCGTCATCCCCGCAACGCCGAGGTCATCCCCAAGGGACGCAATTTCCACTAG
- a CDS encoding DNA polymerase Y family protein yields the protein MKKVRTRIVSIWLPRLSIERWEKLSQGSDDAPDPDARIVLTVEGPHGTLVHAPNDAAAITGARAGQRLTDARALDPALAAIPCDLEGDAALMGRLARWATRWSPAVEQDGRDALRLDVSGAAHLFGGEKAMLDDIEARLAAMGLTARTAIADTPLAAWALAHFSREGSGQESGRGELSGSAQAPPRTKEERRIASAALARALAPLPVAALRLPANVVTTLGRLGLKTVASLSGIERRSLARRFRTQDNPLDALDRALGRAPEPIDPQRVKLLPHALLRLKEPVTDPEAAAQALDLLVPDLARKLEGERLGLRCLSLTGYRLDGSVARIEARTALPSRETPHLKRLLAEKTASMDPEFGFDAFMLLADAVEPLDPAQDALDGGEPDGVAVGRLVDRIATRLGPQAVTRPRHRASHMPERASGWASAIADKAEEKPAPLQAPRPERLLDTPEAISVLYATPEGLPRRFVWRRAVHDIKKVEGPERIAPEWWREYRPARLRDYYRVEDQAGRRYWIFREGLFGDGRGGDPAWYIHGLFG from the coding sequence ATGAAGAAGGTCCGGACCAGGATCGTCTCGATCTGGCTGCCGCGCCTGTCGATCGAGCGGTGGGAGAAATTGAGCCAAGGCAGCGACGACGCGCCTGACCCGGACGCGCGTATCGTCCTTACTGTCGAGGGACCGCATGGCACGCTGGTGCACGCGCCCAATGACGCGGCCGCAATCACCGGCGCTCGGGCTGGCCAGCGTCTTACCGATGCGCGCGCGCTCGATCCGGCGCTGGCGGCGATCCCCTGCGACCTCGAGGGCGATGCCGCATTGATGGGACGCCTCGCCCGCTGGGCCACACGCTGGTCGCCGGCGGTCGAACAGGATGGGCGCGACGCACTGCGGCTCGACGTCAGCGGCGCGGCGCATCTGTTCGGCGGCGAAAAGGCGATGCTCGACGATATCGAGGCGCGATTGGCGGCCATGGGCCTCACCGCACGCACCGCCATCGCCGACACCCCGCTCGCGGCCTGGGCGCTGGCGCATTTTTCCCGCGAGGGATCGGGCCAAGAATCGGGGAGGGGCGAGCTTTCAGGCTCGGCACAAGCCCCTCCCCGCACCAAGGAAGAACGCCGCATTGCCAGCGCCGCGCTGGCCCGCGCGCTGGCGCCGCTGCCGGTCGCCGCACTGCGCCTGCCCGCCAATGTCGTGACGACGCTGGGCCGCCTCGGCCTCAAGACCGTCGCCAGCCTGTCGGGGATCGAGCGGCGCAGCCTCGCGCGGCGTTTTCGCACGCAGGACAATCCGCTCGATGCGCTCGACCGCGCACTGGGCCGCGCGCCCGAGCCGATCGATCCGCAGCGGGTGAAGCTGCTGCCCCATGCCTTGCTGCGACTGAAGGAGCCGGTGACCGATCCCGAGGCCGCTGCCCAAGCGCTCGACCTGCTCGTCCCCGACCTAGCGCGCAAGCTGGAGGGCGAACGCCTCGGCCTGCGCTGTCTCAGCCTGACCGGCTACCGCCTCGACGGGTCGGTGGCGCGGATCGAGGCGCGCACCGCGCTGCCCAGCCGCGAGACCCCTCACCTCAAGCGCCTGCTCGCCGAAAAGACCGCTTCGATGGACCCCGAATTCGGCTTCGATGCCTTCATGCTGCTCGCCGACGCGGTCGAGCCGCTCGACCCCGCGCAGGATGCATTGGATGGCGGCGAGCCCGACGGGGTCGCGGTGGGGCGACTGGTCGACCGTATCGCCACCCGCCTCGGCCCGCAGGCCGTCACCCGCCCGCGCCACCGCGCCAGCCACATGCCCGAACGCGCGTCGGGCTGGGCCAGCGCGATTGCCGACAAGGCGGAGGAAAAGCCCGCGCCCCTCCAGGCCCCGCGCCCCGAACGCCTGCTCGACACGCCCGAGGCCATCAGCGTGCTCTACGCCACCCCCGAAGGCCTGCCCCGCCGTTTCGTCTGGCGCCGCGCCGTGCACGACATCAAGAAGGTGGAGGGCCCCGAACGCATCGCGCCGGAATGGTGGCGCGAATATCGCCCGGCACGCCTGCGCGACTATTATCGCGTCGAGGACCAGGCGGGGCGGCGCTACTGGATCTTCCGCGAGGGCCTGTTCGGCGACGGGCGCGGCGGCGATCCGGCCTGGTATATCCACGGACTGTTCGGCTGA
- a CDS encoding ImuA family protein → MIASRVEDRLSIAAGDLPRAAELAAAGDVVRPHEPPPDGDAGVGLRVPRPASPTLVETFATHPRDAGWTRFLAAQLPRGKPLLWVQERMAILEAGRIHPPGLEELGLLDIIHVAVPDTPRLLWTMEEGLRCPGLGGVIGEAWGEHARLDFTATRRLAFASEQHGVACWLMRLGAGAANLSGARWRWRVESRPSAPNPYNPRAPGATRLMLDLFRARGRAPGTWEWADEEGPDQDRLDLAAAPVDRAVGEIEPRQRRRA, encoded by the coding sequence GTGATTGCGAGTCGTGTGGAAGATCGTCTGTCCATCGCGGCCGGCGATCTTCCGCGAGCGGCCGAACTGGCTGCGGCGGGCGATGTCGTGCGGCCCCATGAACCGCCCCCGGACGGGGATGCAGGCGTTGGACTGCGCGTGCCCCGACCAGCCTCGCCGACCCTGGTCGAAACCTTCGCAACTCATCCGCGCGATGCCGGCTGGACCCGCTTCCTGGCCGCGCAATTGCCCCGGGGCAAACCCCTGCTCTGGGTGCAGGAGCGGATGGCCATCCTCGAGGCCGGGCGCATCCATCCCCCCGGCCTCGAGGAGCTTGGCCTGCTCGACATCATCCATGTCGCCGTACCCGATACGCCGCGGCTCCTATGGACCATGGAGGAGGGCCTTCGATGCCCGGGGCTAGGCGGCGTGATCGGCGAGGCCTGGGGCGAGCATGCGCGGCTCGACTTCACCGCGACGCGCCGCCTCGCCTTCGCCTCGGAACAGCATGGCGTCGCCTGCTGGCTGATGCGGCTGGGTGCTGGCGCGGCCAACCTGTCGGGCGCACGCTGGCGCTGGCGGGTGGAGAGCCGCCCCAGCGCGCCCAATCCCTACAATCCGCGAGCCCCCGGCGCGACGCGGCTGATGCTCGATCTGTTTCGCGCCCGCGGCCGCGCGCCCGGCACGTGGGAGTGGGCCGATGAAGAAGGTCCGGACCAGGATCGTCTCGATCTGGCTGCCGCGCCTGTCGATCGAGCGGTGGGAGAAATTGAGCCAAGGCAGCGACGACGCGCCTGA
- a CDS encoding alpha/beta fold hydrolase yields the protein MTRELRKAPRIAATDLHPDDRAPSGWMRMREMAWQLPRLLSSVGPIEPEGPKSGPPALVLPGFMASDRSTRQLRLALGRHGWHTHPWMLGHNRGASLELHERMCERIAAVGNGEKVLLVGWSLGGLYARELARACPDKVRAVVTLASPFAGDLKTNNNVRWLYERVAGHPVDDAPFPRIEDKPPVPTIAFYSRRDGIIAPRAGCGDERHCDAAIEIDTHHMGFAVWRPALSRIMLHLGDFLEAVEGRLPTPENEHAVRTARLKAARREAAPKPA from the coding sequence ATGACACGGGAGCTTCGCAAGGCGCCGCGCATCGCTGCGACGGACCTGCATCCCGACGACCGCGCGCCGTCGGGATGGATGCGAATGCGCGAGATGGCCTGGCAACTCCCCCGCTTGCTATCCTCCGTCGGCCCGATCGAACCCGAGGGCCCCAAAAGCGGCCCGCCCGCTTTGGTCCTTCCCGGTTTCATGGCCTCCGACCGTTCGACCCGCCAGCTGCGGCTCGCGCTTGGGCGGCACGGCTGGCACACCCATCCCTGGATGCTCGGCCATAACCGTGGCGCCAGCCTCGAACTGCACGAGCGCATGTGCGAGCGGATCGCGGCAGTCGGCAATGGCGAGAAAGTCCTGCTCGTCGGCTGGAGCCTTGGCGGCCTCTATGCCCGCGAGCTGGCGCGCGCCTGTCCCGACAAGGTGCGCGCGGTGGTGACACTGGCATCGCCCTTCGCGGGCGATCTCAAGACCAACAACAATGTCCGCTGGCTTTACGAGCGCGTTGCCGGCCATCCAGTCGACGATGCGCCCTTCCCGCGGATCGAGGATAAGCCGCCAGTGCCGACCATCGCTTTCTATTCGCGCCGCGACGGCATCATCGCCCCGCGCGCGGGCTGCGGTGACGAGCGGCATTGCGATGCCGCGATCGAGATCGATACGCACCATATGGGTTTTGCCGTCTGGCGCCCGGCGCTGAGCCGGATCATGCTCCATCTCGGCGACTTCCTCGAGGCGGTCGAGGGGCGTTTGCCGACGCCCGAGAACGAACATGCCGTGCGCACCGCGCGACTCAAGGCGGCCCGGCGCGAGGCGGCGCCGAAGCCGGCTTAG
- a CDS encoding alpha/beta fold hydrolase, with amino-acid sequence MSISEDGRSALKEGEGEEIPSLLARLRDVSGHLIRMGRHIGHLGPRGPEEGPPALVIPGFLASDRTTLELRRHLARGGWRVHGWGKGQNRGAYEGILEDLEEKLDAVSGNDKALVVGWSLGGVMGRELARKRPDKVRAIVTLASPFSGHRKLNNVWREYELVAGHPVDAPPVQQIPDKPPVPTMAIVAQNDGLVAQRAQTGLREESDRVVLLPCGHMQIGKSRPMLRRIMSEIDTFVEK; translated from the coding sequence ATGAGTATCTCTGAGGACGGACGTTCCGCACTCAAGGAAGGCGAAGGCGAGGAAATTCCGAGCCTGCTGGCGCGCCTGCGCGATGTCTCGGGCCACCTCATCCGCATGGGTCGCCATATCGGCCATCTGGGTCCGCGCGGCCCCGAAGAAGGCCCGCCTGCGCTCGTCATTCCCGGTTTCCTGGCCAGCGACCGCACGACGCTGGAGCTACGGCGTCATCTCGCCCGGGGTGGCTGGCGCGTGCATGGCTGGGGCAAGGGGCAGAATCGCGGTGCCTATGAAGGCATTCTCGAGGATCTCGAGGAAAAGCTCGATGCCGTCTCGGGCAATGACAAGGCGCTGGTCGTCGGCTGGAGCCTTGGCGGCGTCATGGGCCGCGAGCTCGCCCGCAAGCGCCCCGACAAGGTGCGTGCCATCGTCACGCTCGCTTCGCCTTTCTCGGGGCATCGCAAGTTGAACAATGTCTGGCGCGAATATGAGCTGGTCGCGGGCCATCCCGTCGATGCGCCGCCAGTGCAGCAGATTCCCGACAAGCCACCCGTGCCGACCATGGCCATCGTGGCGCAGAATGACGGGCTGGTCGCGCAGCGCGCGCAGACCGGATTGCGCGAGGAAAGCGACCGCGTCGTGCTGCTTCCCTGCGGCCATATGCAGATCGGCAAATCGCGCCCGATGCTGCGCCGCATCATGTCCGAAATCGATACGTTCGTCGAAAAATAG
- the serS gene encoding serine--tRNA ligase produces the protein MLSIDFIRENPDAVRKAIADKNVELDLDRLIALADEIKSARQEIDALRTERNRISDMFKDASNEEKPELGKRAKEAGKKAGELEKGLSDQTDEYKALMLQLPNIPYGGAPVGPDESANEVIRTEGTPPSFDFEPLDHVALMEKNGWADLSRITQVSGSRTYCLKGRLALLEQKLMAWALEEIMGNGFDPITVPAIAREDAFIRQGQFPGHREETYELEKDDLFLAGTAEVALTGLHSGEILESDQLPVLYAGYSPCFRREAGSAGRDVRGLLRVHQFVKVEQYVICEADEAVSAKWHARLLGAAEKLLQAMEIPYQVIETSTGDMGLGKYRMNDIESWVPSLGKYRETHSCSTLHDWQARRANLRYRNAEGKVVFAHTLNNTALASPRILVPILENHQTADGRVKLPKALHELMGGDEYL, from the coding sequence ATGCTTTCGATCGATTTCATCCGCGAGAATCCGGACGCCGTCCGCAAGGCCATTGCCGACAAGAATGTCGAACTGGACCTCGACCGCCTCATTGCCTTGGCCGACGAGATCAAGTCGGCGCGGCAGGAGATCGACGCGCTGCGCACCGAGCGCAACCGCATCTCCGACATGTTTAAGGACGCCTCGAACGAGGAGAAGCCCGAGCTTGGCAAACGCGCCAAGGAAGCCGGCAAGAAAGCGGGCGAACTCGAAAAGGGCCTGTCGGACCAGACCGACGAATATAAGGCGCTGATGCTCCAGCTGCCCAATATCCCTTATGGCGGCGCGCCAGTGGGACCGGACGAGAGCGCCAACGAGGTGATCCGCACCGAAGGCACGCCGCCCAGCTTCGACTTCGAACCGCTCGACCATGTCGCGCTGATGGAAAAGAATGGCTGGGCCGACCTGTCGCGCATCACACAGGTCTCGGGCAGCCGCACTTACTGCCTCAAGGGGCGCCTGGCCTTGCTCGAACAGAAGCTGATGGCATGGGCGCTCGAGGAAATCATGGGCAACGGGTTCGACCCGATCACCGTGCCCGCCATCGCCCGCGAGGATGCCTTTATCCGCCAGGGCCAGTTCCCCGGCCACCGCGAGGAAACCTACGAGCTCGAGAAGGACGACCTGTTTCTCGCCGGCACTGCCGAGGTTGCGCTCACCGGCCTGCATTCGGGCGAAATTCTTGAGTCCGATCAGCTGCCGGTTCTTTATGCCGGCTACAGCCCCTGCTTCCGCCGCGAAGCGGGTAGCGCGGGTCGCGACGTGCGCGGGCTGCTGCGCGTCCACCAGTTCGTGAAGGTGGAACAGTACGTAATCTGCGAAGCCGACGAGGCGGTCAGCGCCAAGTGGCATGCCCGCTTATTGGGCGCCGCGGAGAAGCTGCTGCAGGCGATGGAAATTCCCTATCAGGTCATCGAAACCTCGACTGGCGACATGGGCCTCGGCAAATATCGCATGAACGATATTGAAAGCTGGGTCCCGAGCCTCGGCAAGTATCGCGAAACGCACAGCTGTTCGACGCTGCATGACTGGCAGGCACGCCGCGCCAACCTTCGCTACCGCAATGCCGAGGGTAAGGTCGTGTTCGCGCACACGCTGAACAATACCGCGCTGGCCAGCCCGCGCATCCTCGTCCCGATCCTCGAAAACCACCAGACTGCCGACGGCCGCGTGAAATTGCCCAAGGCGCTTCATGAGTTGATGGGCGGCGATGAGTATCTCTGA
- a CDS encoding serine aminopeptidase domain-containing protein: MRILITALALALSLSTAGIAHAEPDRIAELDVEGRAVEILVWEPGDEAEAVILFGHGHGADPASYELLASYWADAGYLVYAPMAVDSHVHPDRADYDMQSGFIARVQDLQATRGMIDETHADLPVILAGHSFGSFMSLLGGGATTMYVPPLEGPPVAGIIAFSTAGKLPQLMGVGAYADLDEPLLLITGTEDLVPGFVPEWTDHRVSFDSAPAGDKMLVIVNEGTHDLVRFDDESLAETLLPMTRDFIAAHALGSTEASEALAKQQSDDMVTIERR; the protein is encoded by the coding sequence ATGCGTATCCTCATCACCGCGCTTGCTTTGGCGCTTTCCCTGTCCACCGCCGGCATCGCGCATGCCGAGCCCGATCGCATTGCCGAACTGGACGTCGAAGGACGCGCGGTCGAGATTCTGGTGTGGGAGCCAGGAGACGAGGCCGAGGCCGTGATCCTGTTCGGGCACGGCCATGGCGCCGACCCGGCCTCGTACGAGCTGCTCGCCAGCTATTGGGCTGATGCGGGCTATCTCGTCTATGCGCCGATGGCCGTCGACAGCCATGTCCATCCGGATCGCGCCGATTATGATATGCAATCGGGCTTCATTGCCCGTGTGCAGGACCTACAGGCTACGCGCGGCATGATCGACGAAACGCATGCCGACTTGCCCGTCATCCTCGCCGGTCACAGCTTCGGCAGCTTCATGTCGCTCCTGGGTGGCGGCGCGACGACGATGTATGTCCCCCCGCTCGAAGGTCCGCCCGTCGCCGGCATCATCGCTTTCTCGACCGCTGGAAAACTGCCGCAGCTGATGGGTGTCGGCGCTTATGCCGATCTCGACGAGCCGCTTTTGCTCATCACCGGAACCGAAGACCTGGTTCCCGGCTTCGTGCCCGAATGGACCGATCATCGCGTCTCGTTCGATAGTGCGCCGGCTGGCGACAAGATGCTCGTCATCGTCAATGAGGGCACGCACGACCTTGTCCGCTTCGATGATGAATCCCTTGCCGAAACGCTGCTGCCGATGACGCGCGATTTCATTGCCGCGCATGCGCTTGGATCGACCGAGGCCTCCGAAGCATTGGCAAAGCAGCAATCGGACGACATGGTGACGATCGAACGGCGTTAG
- a CDS encoding DUF808 domain-containing protein — MPSGLVALLDDVALIARTAAASVDDVAAAAGRAGAKTAGVVIDDAAVTPSYVTGLDPKRELPIIWKITKGSLRNKLIFLLPAALLLSEFAPWLIYPILMLGGSYLAFEAVEKILEKLTGDHHAEKTLAEADTPEELEARQVSGAVRTDFILSAEIMAITLNELTSQGLVEGLWMQAGALAIVAVAVTLLVYGTVGLIVKLDDIGLHMAQGEGGSAAFGRGLIAFVPKLLTALSVIGTAAMMWVGGSIILHGFHELHFFEFVYDWVHHAAESIGQGNGVIEWIVNTIGAAIVGFIWGFIIVQIVTRIFGHHPLHGGGEPVKKAELH; from the coding sequence ATGCCTTCAGGCCTCGTAGCTCTGCTCGACGACGTCGCGCTCATCGCGCGCACAGCCGCCGCCTCGGTCGATGACGTCGCCGCGGCCGCGGGCCGGGCCGGGGCCAAGACGGCAGGTGTCGTGATCGACGATGCCGCGGTGACGCCGAGTTACGTGACCGGCTTGGATCCCAAGCGCGAGCTTCCGATCATCTGGAAGATCACCAAGGGGTCCTTGCGCAACAAGCTCATTTTCCTCCTGCCTGCCGCGCTCCTCCTGAGCGAGTTTGCGCCCTGGCTGATCTATCCGATCCTGATGCTCGGCGGTTCCTATCTCGCCTTCGAGGCAGTCGAGAAGATCCTCGAAAAGCTGACTGGCGACCACCATGCCGAAAAGACGCTGGCCGAGGCGGACACGCCCGAAGAACTCGAAGCGCGCCAGGTTTCCGGAGCGGTGCGAACCGACTTCATCCTGTCGGCCGAAATCATGGCGATCACGCTCAACGAGCTGACTTCGCAGGGCCTGGTCGAGGGGCTGTGGATGCAGGCTGGCGCGCTGGCGATTGTCGCTGTCGCGGTGACGTTGCTCGTCTACGGGACGGTCGGGCTGATCGTGAAGCTCGACGATATCGGGCTGCACATGGCGCAAGGCGAGGGGGGCAGCGCAGCCTTCGGCCGCGGGCTCATTGCTTTCGTCCCCAAGCTCCTCACCGCGCTCAGCGTCATCGGCACGGCCGCGATGATGTGGGTCGGCGGATCGATCATCCTGCATGGATTCCACGAGCTGCACTTCTTCGAATTCGTCTATGACTGGGTCCACCATGCCGCCGAGAGCATCGGCCAGGGCAATGGCGTGATCGAGTGGATCGTGAACACGATCGGCGCGGCGATCGTCGGCTTCATCTGGGGCTTCATCATCGTCCAGATCGTCACCCGCATCTTCGGCCATCATCCGCTCCATGGCGGCGGGGAGCCGGTCAAGAAGGCCGAACTGCATTGA
- the crcB gene encoding fluoride efflux transporter CrcB, with amino-acid sequence MSHALAVFLGGGLGALLRYGVGKWTLAWFGSGFPVGTLAVNVVGSLMIGLAIGALEGVGPTARLFFVTGLLGGFTTFSAFSLDTLTLWQRGEAATALAYVAASVVLSLAACAAGWMLTR; translated from the coding sequence TTGAGCCACGCGCTCGCCGTCTTCCTCGGCGGAGGGCTGGGCGCCCTGCTGCGCTATGGTGTCGGCAAATGGACGCTGGCCTGGTTCGGGAGCGGGTTCCCGGTCGGCACGCTGGCGGTCAATGTCGTCGGCAGCCTGATGATTGGCCTCGCCATCGGCGCGCTGGAAGGGGTCGGACCGACGGCGCGCCTGTTCTTCGTGACGGGCCTGCTCGGCGGTTTCACTACCTTTTCCGCCTTCAGCCTCGACACGCTGACCCTGTGGCAGCGCGGCGAAGCGGCGACGGCGCTCGCTTATGTCGCGGCGTCTGTCGTGCTGTCGCTGGCCGCCTGCGCAGCCGGATGGATGCTTACTCGCTAG